A portion of the Halobacillus ihumii genome contains these proteins:
- a CDS encoding gluconeogenesis factor YvcK family protein codes for MDRLNKPKVVVIGGGTGMPVLLRGLKYFPIDLSAIVTVADDGGSSGRLRNELSIPAPGDIRNVLAAMSDAEPMLLDLFQHRFVNGNGLSGHSMGNLLLAAMTSMTGDFYHGIKEISRVLNVKGNIYPIANHSMNLHAEMEDGTLVTGESNIPKANKRIKRVYVSPLPIQPLPEAMDAIKDADLVVIAPGSLYTSILPNIIIPEIGQALRETKAKVTYVCNVMTQEGETSGYTAADHVQAIYDHVGEGCIHSVVVHNKPIGPNIRKVYAEENAEPVHYDMDRIKALGLNIIEEDIIDKSQAAIRHDTTKLAHLLHSML; via the coding sequence ATGGATCGTTTGAATAAACCCAAGGTAGTAGTCATTGGCGGAGGGACTGGGATGCCTGTATTATTGAGAGGGCTTAAATATTTTCCAATAGACCTTTCCGCGATCGTGACCGTTGCAGATGACGGAGGGAGTTCAGGAAGATTAAGAAATGAGCTTTCTATCCCGGCACCCGGTGATATTAGGAATGTACTAGCAGCAATGTCAGATGCAGAACCAATGCTTCTTGATTTATTTCAACACCGTTTTGTGAATGGGAATGGACTTTCTGGACATTCGATGGGAAACTTGCTGCTCGCTGCGATGACATCAATGACAGGAGATTTTTACCATGGAATTAAGGAAATTTCTCGTGTGCTGAATGTGAAAGGGAATATCTATCCTATTGCTAACCACTCCATGAATCTACATGCTGAGATGGAAGATGGGACGCTTGTAACGGGGGAGTCGAATATCCCAAAAGCCAATAAACGAATTAAACGCGTATATGTCAGCCCGCTTCCTATTCAGCCATTGCCTGAGGCGATGGATGCCATTAAAGACGCAGACTTGGTTGTAATTGCACCGGGCAGTCTATACACTAGCATTCTGCCGAACATTATAATACCAGAGATCGGTCAGGCATTAAGAGAAACGAAGGCGAAGGTAACGTATGTGTGTAATGTGATGACACAGGAAGGGGAAACATCAGGTTATACAGCAGCTGATCATGTGCAGGCTATATATGATCACGTCGGAGAAGGGTGCATTCATTCTGTTGTCGTTCATAATAAGCCAATCGGGCCAAATATCAGGAAAGTTTATGCAGAAGAAAATGCAGAACCTGTGCATTATGACATGGATCGAATTAAGGCACTGGGACTAAATATTATTGAAGAAGATATTATTGATAAAAGTCAGGCAGCCATTCGCCATGATACGACTAAATTAGCTCATTTGCTGCATTCGATGTTATAG
- the rapZ gene encoding RNase adapter RapZ, whose protein sequence is MAEKENNTQLVIITGMSGAGKTVAIQSFEDLGFFCVDNLPPTLLPKFLDLMKDSTNDIKNVALVMDLRGREFFDSLFDALDRLGNEDWLDSHILFLDAEDQSLVSRYKETRRSHPLAKDGLPLEGIRQERKMLDELRGRAQTIINTSSLKPKELRDRILDRYKAQKQQVFSVQMVSFGFKYGVPIDADLMFDVRFLPNPHYVENMRPLTGLNSEVSSYVFKWSDTQKFLEKLKDLLQFMLPQYKREGKSQLVVAIGCTGGQHRSVAIAEYLSNYFSSDFVTHVTHRDIDKRKGL, encoded by the coding sequence ATGGCAGAAAAAGAAAACAATACTCAACTTGTAATCATAACTGGAATGTCTGGAGCAGGAAAGACCGTTGCTATCCAAAGCTTTGAAGACTTAGGCTTTTTTTGTGTTGATAATCTGCCGCCGACCCTTTTACCTAAATTCTTGGACTTAATGAAGGATTCAACTAATGATATTAAAAATGTTGCCCTTGTGATGGATTTAAGAGGGCGTGAGTTTTTCGATTCTTTATTTGATGCCCTTGATCGTTTAGGGAATGAAGATTGGCTGGATAGTCATATTCTGTTTCTAGATGCAGAAGATCAATCCCTTGTTTCGAGATATAAGGAAACAAGACGATCTCACCCGCTGGCTAAAGACGGCCTTCCACTCGAAGGCATTCGTCAGGAGCGTAAGATGCTGGACGAACTGCGGGGCCGGGCTCAAACCATTATTAATACATCCAGCCTTAAACCGAAGGAGCTGAGAGATAGAATTCTCGACCGATACAAAGCACAGAAACAGCAAGTGTTTTCTGTGCAGATGGTTTCTTTCGGGTTTAAGTATGGGGTGCCGATCGATGCGGACCTTATGTTCGATGTCAGGTTTTTACCAAACCCGCATTATGTGGAAAATATGCGCCCGCTGACAGGATTAAATTCAGAAGTATCCTCTTATGTATTTAAATGGTCTGATACTCAAAAATTTCTTGAAAAGCTAAAAGATTTGCTGCAGTTTATGCTGCCGCAATATAAGAGAGAAGGAAAGAGTCAGTTGGTAGTAGCAATCGGCTGCACAGGCGGTCAACACCGTTCTGTTGCCATAGCTGAGTACCTTTCCAATTACTTCTCCAGTGACTTTGTGACCCATGTGACGCACCGGGATATTGATAAAAGAAAGGGTTTGTAA
- a CDS encoding 8-oxo-dGTP diphosphatase codes for MQRVANCILRKDNHILMLKKPRRGWYVAPGGKMEAGENIKDSVVREFHEETGLRIKDPELKGSFTFIMKEDDQTVQEWMMFTFYTTDYQGELLEVSEEGQLEWVAVEEVLDKPMAEGDRYIFNHILSSEEQVYGTFIYTTDFQLIDQELDPCRPT; via the coding sequence GTGCAACGTGTAGCAAACTGTATTTTACGAAAAGATAATCATATATTAATGTTAAAAAAACCAAGGCGTGGCTGGTATGTTGCCCCTGGCGGAAAAATGGAGGCTGGGGAAAATATTAAAGATTCCGTAGTCCGTGAATTCCACGAAGAAACGGGTTTACGTATCAAAGATCCTGAACTTAAAGGTTCTTTCACATTTATCATGAAAGAGGACGATCAAACTGTTCAGGAGTGGATGATGTTTACCTTTTATACAACAGACTATCAAGGAGAGCTATTAGAAGTCAGTGAAGAGGGCCAACTCGAATGGGTAGCTGTAGAAGAAGTGCTGGATAAACCGATGGCTGAAGGTGATCGTTATATATTCAATCATATTTTATCGAGTGAAGAACAAGTATACGGTACATTCATCTATACAACTGATTTTCAATTGATCGACCAGGAACTGGACCCGTGTCGACCTACGTAA
- the trxB gene encoding thioredoxin-disulfide reductase, with protein sequence MTEERIYDVIIAGAGPAGMTAAVYTSRANLDTLMIERGIPGGQMANTEDVENYPGFDHILGPDLSNKMFDHAKKFGAEYAYGDIKEVIEGKEYKTVVAGNKEYKTRALIITTGAQYKALGVEGEKELGGRGVSYCAVCDGAFFKEKELVVVGGGDSAVEEGVYLTRFANKVTIVHRRDELRAQKILQDRAFDNDKIEFIWDTVVKEINDEDGKVGSVTLYNNKTNEEYEFDTNGVFIYIGLIPLSKPFESLGVTNEQGYIETDEKMESKVPGVFAAGDIREKELRQIVTATGDGSIAAQSAQNYIENLLEELKTVK encoded by the coding sequence ATGACCGAAGAAAGAATTTATGATGTCATTATAGCAGGCGCCGGTCCGGCAGGGATGACGGCAGCCGTATATACTTCAAGGGCTAATCTTGATACGTTAATGATTGAGCGCGGTATTCCAGGTGGTCAAATGGCAAATACCGAAGATGTAGAGAATTACCCTGGGTTTGATCATATTCTGGGGCCAGACCTTTCCAATAAAATGTTTGATCATGCTAAAAAGTTTGGTGCAGAGTATGCCTATGGGGACATTAAAGAAGTAATTGAGGGGAAAGAGTACAAGACGGTTGTTGCCGGAAATAAAGAGTATAAAACCCGTGCCCTCATCATAACAACAGGTGCACAATACAAAGCATTAGGCGTCGAGGGTGAAAAAGAGCTGGGCGGCCGTGGTGTTTCCTATTGTGCCGTTTGTGACGGTGCCTTCTTTAAAGAGAAAGAACTTGTTGTTGTGGGCGGAGGAGACTCTGCTGTAGAAGAAGGGGTCTATCTCACCCGCTTTGCTAATAAAGTAACGATTGTTCACCGCCGTGATGAACTGCGCGCACAGAAGATTTTACAAGATCGTGCGTTTGATAATGATAAGATTGAGTTCATTTGGGATACTGTAGTGAAAGAAATCAATGATGAAGACGGCAAAGTCGGAAGCGTCACGTTGTATAATAATAAAACTAACGAAGAATACGAGTTCGATACAAACGGTGTGTTTATTTATATCGGTCTGATCCCACTCAGTAAACCATTTGAGAGTCTTGGGGTTACGAATGAACAGGGCTATATTGAAACTGACGAAAAAATGGAATCAAAAGTGCCGGGTGTTTTCGCGGCAGGAGATATTCGTGAGAAAGAATTACGTCAAATTGTGACAGCAACTGGCGACGGCAGTATTGCTGCTCAGTCTGCACAGAATTATATTGAGAATTTATTAGAGGAGTTAAAAACGGTAAAATAA
- a CDS encoding tetratricopeptide repeat protein: MTTSPNPAATNEKTNIIPFLPTGNFYFSHGIHAFKKRRFNAAVKWLKKAIEISPDEPLYSCQLSVVYTEVGSYHAANQLLSEVIVQYGEQYPDCYYLMANNYAHLGLLNDAQKYAEKYLDYTDDGDFEEAAKQLLGMLNSLEEEEIEEDFAFDDEDELLIYQETAFYHLEHEEWDQALPVLQEMMELFPEFSLAKHKYAYALFQIGEHAEAIELENAWLKKDHKNIHSLVNLACFYLAEQQEERAISLIEPLRNVYPMHEQQKLAIAETLARAGYYNEAVDRFRALRNKQVVRRRSYYKWFSISCYHTGNPSRALQLWEKGCKQFPKLSEEGGPWIRG; encoded by the coding sequence ATGACGACATCACCGAATCCTGCGGCAACGAATGAAAAGACAAATATCATCCCTTTTTTACCAACAGGGAATTTTTATTTCTCTCATGGAATCCATGCCTTTAAAAAACGGCGGTTCAATGCGGCTGTTAAATGGCTGAAGAAAGCCATAGAGATCAGTCCGGATGAACCGCTTTATTCTTGTCAGCTCTCTGTCGTATACACCGAGGTTGGCTCTTATCATGCTGCGAATCAGCTATTAAGTGAAGTAATTGTCCAATATGGGGAACAATATCCGGACTGTTACTACTTGATGGCTAACAATTATGCCCATTTGGGCCTATTAAATGACGCACAAAAGTACGCCGAAAAATATTTAGATTATACGGATGATGGGGATTTTGAAGAAGCAGCCAAACAACTGCTGGGTATGCTTAATTCTTTAGAAGAGGAAGAAATTGAAGAAGACTTTGCTTTTGATGATGAAGATGAACTGCTTATCTATCAGGAAACGGCTTTTTATCATTTAGAGCATGAAGAATGGGACCAAGCTTTGCCTGTTTTACAAGAAATGATGGAACTGTTCCCTGAATTTAGTCTTGCCAAGCATAAGTATGCGTATGCCTTATTTCAGATCGGCGAACATGCCGAAGCGATTGAATTGGAGAACGCATGGCTTAAGAAAGATCATAAAAATATACACAGCCTCGTCAATCTAGCGTGTTTTTACTTAGCCGAACAACAAGAGGAACGCGCGATTTCCTTAATCGAACCATTAAGAAACGTGTATCCTATGCACGAACAACAAAAATTGGCGATTGCTGAAACGTTAGCGCGAGCTGGATACTATAATGAAGCAGTGGACCGTTTTCGTGCATTGAGGAATAAACAAGTAGTGAGAAGAAGAAGCTATTATAAATGGTTTAGTATTTCTTGCTATCACACTGGTAATCCATCGCGTGCTTTGCAGCTTTGGGAAAAAGGTTGTAAACAGTTTCCCAAGTTGAGTGAAGAAGGCGGGCCATGGATTCGAGGATAA
- the hisIE gene encoding bifunctional phosphoribosyl-AMP cyclohydrolase/phosphoribosyl-ATP diphosphatase HisIE — protein sequence MNLQDIQFNEKGLVPAIVQDARSKEVLTLAYMNKESIELTLEKEETVFYSRSREELWHKGATSGHTQKVMEIRFDCDQDALLVQVIPSGPACHKGDYSCFTESLLSQDVRAGDQPYAIVDELRKVLAERKTTLPENSYTSQLFQQGVDRIAKKIGEEAGEVIIAAKNDDPEELSLESADLLFHLLMLLTDRGVSFDQVLAVLEKRHKG from the coding sequence ATGAATTTGCAAGACATTCAATTCAATGAAAAAGGGTTAGTGCCTGCGATCGTGCAAGATGCTCGATCAAAAGAGGTGCTGACACTTGCTTACATGAATAAAGAATCAATTGAACTTACCTTAGAAAAAGAAGAAACGGTTTTCTACAGTCGTTCTCGAGAAGAGCTTTGGCATAAGGGTGCGACATCAGGTCATACGCAGAAAGTCATGGAAATACGATTTGACTGTGATCAGGATGCTTTGTTAGTCCAGGTCATTCCGTCTGGCCCAGCCTGCCATAAGGGTGATTATAGCTGCTTCACAGAATCTTTACTGAGCCAAGATGTACGTGCAGGGGATCAGCCCTATGCTATCGTAGACGAATTAAGAAAAGTCCTGGCAGAGAGAAAGACGACTTTACCTGAGAATTCTTATACCTCCCAGCTTTTCCAGCAAGGTGTAGACCGTATCGCTAAAAAAATTGGTGAGGAAGCAGGTGAAGTGATCATCGCCGCGAAAAACGATGATCCCGAAGAACTTTCACTCGAGTCAGCAGATTTATTATTTCATTTGTTAATGTTATTAACAGACCGAGGGGTCAGCTTCGATCAGGTGCTGGCTGTATTAGAAAAACGCCATAAAGGATAA